In one window of Vicinamibacterales bacterium DNA:
- a CDS encoding KGG domain-containing protein, translating to MNNGERKERRGFASMSPEKQREIASKGGRAAHQKGTAHEWTSDEARNAGRKGGQISRGGRGRLVEPAPEPSPAPVSMTDETMRSGE from the coding sequence ATGAATAACGGAGAACGCAAGGAACGCCGCGGCTTCGCCTCGATGTCCCCGGAGAAGCAGCGCGAGATTGCCAGCAAGGGGGGACGCGCCGCGCACCAGAAGGGAACCGCGCACGAGTGGACGTCCGACGAGGCCCGCAATGCCGGGCGCAAGGGCGGACAGATCAGCCGCGGCGGCCGCGGCCGCCTCGTCGAGCCGGCTCCGGAGCCCTCGCCGGCACCGGTGAGCATGACCGACGAGACGATGCGGAGCGGCGAGTAG
- a CDS encoding BamA/TamA family outer membrane protein produces MPFFFARRSLAVLFFALAAATAGCVEGEQGAVRVNSVKFTGVKAVKEGQIKDVLATIQSSKLPWGARHYFTREQFEADLKRIVAFYRDRGFPDAKVASFDVKMSDKQDAVDVTVNIEEGEPIVVEALEYQGFEVLPPGELDELKGRLPLKTSAPLDRALAQASRETALDEVKDHGYPYATVRLTERPGTTERARVVTLATTPGTLARYGEIDVEGNTSVSDNVVVRQLTFRPNRRFRLSQLQESQRRLYSLETFQFANIEPVIREGEQPETVPVKVTVTEGKHRKVNFGLGYGSEEKGRASIDWRHVNFFGGARTLQLEGSYSALSKGGRVNFRQPYLFGPRYNMVATAQSWFRDEPAYTLNTRGGRVSFERTFARRGPLSQRQGQTSLSLTYTNEFQSYDVAEIALRDPTAHDLLISLGLDPLNGKARGRLSSVDLDVHRSTADSTVNARRGYTLDAHLERAGSLLRGDYDFAELILEGRYYLALGDLAVIAVKARGGSIGTPRGENLRVPFFRRYFLGGSSSLRGWGRFEVSPLYNGFPIGGHTMFESSAELRAPVWGNLSAVLFADAGNVWNNAWDFNVNQLRYDVGPGLRYMTPIGPIRADLGYQVNPVPGLLIDGKEQSRRFRFHFSIGQAF; encoded by the coding sequence GTGCCTTTTTTCTTTGCCCGCCGCAGCCTCGCGGTTCTCTTTTTCGCGCTGGCGGCGGCCACCGCGGGCTGTGTCGAGGGGGAGCAGGGGGCCGTCAGGGTCAATTCGGTGAAATTCACCGGGGTCAAGGCGGTCAAGGAAGGGCAGATCAAGGACGTCCTGGCCACGATCCAGAGCTCGAAGCTCCCCTGGGGAGCCAGGCACTACTTCACCCGCGAGCAGTTCGAAGCCGATCTGAAGCGCATTGTCGCCTTCTACCGCGATCGCGGCTTCCCCGATGCCAAGGTCGCGTCGTTCGACGTGAAGATGAGCGACAAGCAGGATGCCGTCGACGTCACCGTGAACATCGAAGAAGGTGAACCGATCGTCGTCGAGGCGCTCGAATATCAGGGCTTCGAGGTGCTGCCGCCGGGGGAGCTGGACGAGTTGAAGGGGCGGCTCCCGCTCAAGACCAGCGCGCCGCTCGATCGCGCGCTGGCGCAGGCGTCGCGCGAAACCGCGCTCGACGAGGTGAAGGATCACGGGTACCCGTATGCGACGGTCCGGTTGACCGAGCGTCCCGGCACCACCGAGCGCGCCCGCGTCGTCACGCTGGCGACCACGCCGGGGACGCTGGCGCGCTACGGCGAGATCGACGTCGAGGGGAACACGTCGGTGTCCGACAACGTGGTCGTGCGCCAGTTGACGTTCCGCCCGAACCGTCGCTTCCGCCTGTCGCAGCTGCAGGAGAGTCAGCGCCGCCTCTATTCGCTGGAGACGTTCCAGTTCGCGAACATCGAGCCGGTGATCCGCGAGGGGGAGCAGCCGGAAACGGTGCCGGTGAAGGTGACGGTCACCGAAGGCAAGCACCGCAAGGTGAATTTCGGCCTCGGCTACGGCAGCGAAGAGAAGGGACGCGCGTCGATCGACTGGCGCCACGTGAACTTCTTCGGCGGCGCGCGCACCCTGCAGCTCGAAGGCAGCTACTCGGCGCTGAGCAAGGGAGGGCGGGTCAATTTCCGCCAGCCGTACCTGTTCGGGCCGCGCTACAACATGGTCGCGACCGCGCAGTCGTGGTTCCGCGACGAGCCCGCCTACACGCTCAACACGCGCGGCGGCCGCGTGTCGTTCGAGCGCACGTTCGCGCGCCGCGGGCCGCTGTCGCAGCGCCAGGGGCAGACTTCGCTGTCGCTGACCTACACGAACGAGTTCCAGAGCTATGACGTCGCGGAGATCGCCTTGCGCGATCCGACCGCCCACGATCTGCTGATTTCGCTCGGCCTCGATCCGTTGAACGGGAAGGCGCGCGGGCGGCTGTCGTCGGTGGACCTGGACGTCCATCGCAGCACGGCGGACAGCACCGTCAACGCGCGGCGCGGCTACACGCTCGACGCGCACCTCGAACGCGCCGGCAGCCTGCTGCGCGGGGATTACGACTTCGCCGAGTTGATCCTCGAGGGGCGCTACTACCTGGCGCTGGGGGATCTCGCGGTGATTGCGGTGAAGGCGCGGGGCGGATCGATCGGCACGCCGCGGGGCGAGAACCTGCGGGTGCCGTTCTTCCGCCGCTATTTTCTCGGCGGCTCGAGCAGCCTGCGCGGCTGGGGCCGGTTCGAGGTCTCGCCGCTGTACAACGGCTTCCCGATCGGCGGCCACACGATGTTCGAGAGTTCCGCCGAGCTGCGCGCGCCGGTGTGGGGGAATCTCAGCGCCGTGCTGTTCGCCGACGCGGGCAACGTGTGGAACAACGCGTGGGACTTCAACGTGAACCAGCTGCGGTACGACGTCGGCCCGGGGCTGCGCTACATGACGCCGATCGGGCCGATCCGCGCCGACCTGGGGTATCAGGTCAATCCGGTTCCGGGACTGCTCATCGACGGCAAGGAGCAGTCACGCCGGTTCCGCTTCCATTTCTCCATCGGCCAGGCGTTCTGA
- a CDS encoding OmpA family protein, whose translation MLNRVAIAAALTVAVASSAAGQSTATTQSGTTGGTTAAQPAASTTTSDSETRPATTTFMGDTGLWYVPTGEVLPRKKWSLSAYRVNFDDNQGFTDVSNWPLTFGVGVGDRAEIFGSWVLVSRIDRDIRPLFLSSMPRAGGVVPQHPLMNDTWSGNQLGDLWLGAKVNFTSQWRQQPAAFALRGMVKVPTGDKDGGVSTGKADFAIDAILSKEFNQRVEFSGYGGYIVRGSPAQVETTNAFRWGIGAGMPSRRSLRLTAELDGELYADDTLRTKQVMLATDGSFLPVGFESDVKNPLNFNLGLTWQGSNGVFAGLGWTYRFTVDKRDEYLGQYTNGAGDRMDIVGRIGYHPGVRVYVPPPPPPPPPPPPPPPTHDLSVRANCNPCTVEVGKTSTVSAVANSSIGCTVTYAWTAPTGTFTNPSGQSTPWTAPNQEGPVPVTVTVTCPSDGKTARDTVNIQVVRPVVQQVTFEDVHFDFDRYSLRPEAVRALDEAVAVLQKNADVNVEIEGHTCNIGTAEYNLALGERRANAVRDYLSSRGIAASRFRTVSYGEERPKHDNSREETRRLNRRAALVVRLTK comes from the coding sequence ATGTTGAATCGGGTAGCGATCGCCGCCGCGTTGACCGTGGCCGTCGCGTCAAGTGCCGCCGGCCAGAGCACTGCGACGACTCAGAGCGGCACCACGGGCGGTACCACCGCCGCGCAGCCGGCCGCGTCCACCACCACGTCGGACAGCGAAACACGTCCGGCGACGACGACGTTCATGGGCGATACCGGCCTGTGGTACGTGCCCACCGGCGAGGTGCTGCCGCGCAAGAAGTGGTCGCTCAGCGCCTACCGCGTCAACTTCGACGACAACCAGGGCTTCACCGACGTCTCCAACTGGCCGCTGACGTTCGGCGTCGGCGTCGGCGATCGGGCGGAGATCTTCGGCTCGTGGGTGCTCGTCTCGCGCATCGATCGCGACATCCGTCCGCTGTTCCTCTCGTCGATGCCGCGCGCCGGCGGCGTCGTCCCGCAGCATCCGCTGATGAACGACACCTGGAGCGGCAACCAGCTCGGCGATCTCTGGCTGGGCGCGAAGGTGAACTTCACCTCGCAGTGGCGGCAGCAGCCGGCAGCGTTCGCGCTGCGCGGCATGGTCAAGGTGCCGACCGGTGACAAGGACGGCGGCGTCAGCACCGGCAAGGCGGACTTCGCCATCGACGCGATCCTGAGCAAGGAATTCAACCAGCGCGTCGAGTTCTCCGGCTACGGCGGCTACATCGTCCGCGGCAGCCCGGCCCAAGTCGAGACGACCAACGCCTTCCGCTGGGGCATCGGCGCCGGCATGCCGTCGCGCCGCTCGCTGCGCCTCACCGCCGAACTCGATGGCGAGCTCTACGCGGACGACACGCTGCGCACCAAGCAGGTGATGCTCGCGACGGACGGATCGTTCCTCCCCGTCGGCTTCGAGTCGGACGTCAAGAACCCGCTCAACTTCAATCTCGGGCTGACCTGGCAGGGCAGCAACGGCGTGTTCGCCGGTCTGGGCTGGACCTATCGCTTCACCGTCGACAAGCGCGACGAATACCTCGGGCAGTACACCAACGGCGCCGGCGATCGCATGGACATCGTCGGGCGCATTGGGTATCACCCCGGCGTGCGCGTCTACGTCCCGCCGCCGCCGCCCCCCCCGCCGCCCCCGCCCCCGCCGCCGCCCACACACGATCTGTCGGTGCGCGCCAACTGCAATCCGTGCACGGTGGAAGTCGGCAAGACCTCCACGGTGAGCGCGGTGGCGAACAGCTCGATCGGCTGCACGGTCACCTACGCGTGGACCGCGCCGACCGGCACGTTCACCAACCCGAGCGGCCAGAGCACGCCGTGGACGGCGCCGAACCAGGAAGGCCCGGTGCCGGTGACCGTGACGGTGACCTGTCCGAGCGACGGCAAGACGGCGCGCGACACCGTCAACATCCAGGTGGTGCGCCCGGTGGTCCAGCAGGTCACATTCGAGGACGTGCACTTCGACTTCGACCGCTACAGCCTGCGGCCGGAAGCGGTGCGCGCGCTCGACGAGGCGGTCGCGGTGCTGCAGAAGAACGCGGACGTCAACGTCGAGATCGAAGGCCACACCTGCAACATCGGCACGGCGGAATACAACCTGGCCCTCGGCGAGCGCCGCGCCAACGCGGTCCGCGACTACCTGTCGAGCCGCGGCATCGCGGCGAGCCGGTTCCGCACCGTGAGCTACGGTGAGGAGCGGCCGAAGCACGACAACTCCCGCGAGGAGACGCGCCGGCTGAACCGCCGCGCGGCGCTGGTGGTGAGGCTTACCAAGTAG